From Bacillus basilensis, a single genomic window includes:
- the spoVS gene encoding stage V sporulation protein SpoVS, which yields MEILKVKATSVPNSVAGALAGVIRERGTAEIQAIGAGALNQAVKAVAIARGFVAPSGLDLICIPAFTDIMIDGEERTAIKLIVEPR from the coding sequence ATGGAAATATTAAAAGTTAAAGCAACGTCGGTCCCTAATTCTGTAGCTGGTGCACTTGCAGGTGTTATTCGCGAACGCGGAACAGCAGAAATTCAAGCTATTGGTGCAGGTGCATTGAACCAAGCGGTAAAGGCAGTAGCAATTGCAAGAGGATTTGTAGCGCCTAGTGGTTTGGACCTGATTTGTATCCCAGCGTTTACGGATATTATGATTGATGGGGAAGAACGTACAGCAATAAAATTAATTGTAGAACCTCGTTAA
- a CDS encoding TIGR00282 family metallophosphoesterase, with protein MRILFVGDVVGSPGRGMIQQYVPALKKKYTPTVTIINGENAAGGRGITEKIYRNFLECGAQAVTLGNHAWDNREVFEFIDDAKYLARPANFPEGTPGKGLIFVNCNGTEVAVINLQGRTFLPPIDCPFRKVDELINIAKKRTNIIFIDFHAETTSEKQALGWYVDGRATAVVGTHTHVPTADNRILPSGTAYITDVGMTGPYDGILGMDREAVLKKFLTNLPVRFEVTNGRTQLSAVLIDVDPNTGKAKKIERILINDDQPFFE; from the coding sequence ATGAGAATATTATTTGTTGGGGATGTAGTAGGATCTCCTGGTAGAGGTATGATTCAACAATACGTACCGGCATTAAAGAAGAAATATACACCTACAGTAACCATTATTAATGGAGAAAATGCAGCAGGTGGACGTGGAATTACAGAAAAAATATATCGAAACTTTTTAGAATGCGGGGCACAAGCGGTTACACTTGGAAACCATGCTTGGGATAACCGTGAAGTATTTGAATTTATTGATGATGCAAAATATCTTGCAAGACCAGCTAACTTTCCAGAAGGAACTCCAGGAAAAGGGCTTATCTTTGTAAACTGTAATGGAACAGAAGTTGCAGTTATTAATTTACAAGGACGTACTTTCCTTCCTCCAATTGATTGTCCATTCCGTAAAGTGGATGAATTAATTAATATTGCAAAAAAACGTACGAATATTATCTTTATTGATTTTCATGCAGAAACTACAAGTGAAAAACAAGCGTTAGGTTGGTATGTAGATGGTCGTGCTACAGCGGTAGTAGGTACACATACGCATGTTCCTACAGCAGATAATCGTATTTTACCAAGCGGAACGGCATATATCACAGATGTTGGTATGACAGGACCGTACGATGGAATTTTAGGTATGGACCGCGAAGCGGTATTGAAGAAGTTTTTAACAAACTTACCAGTACGATTTGAAGTAACAAATGGTAGAACGCAATTAAGTGCAGTGCTAATTGATGTGGATCCTAATACAGGAAAAGCTAAGAAAATTGAGCGTATCTTAATTAATGATGATCAACCATTTTTTGAGTAA
- the rny gene encoding ribonuclease Y — translation MSSTVWILISILLATVGAVVGFFVRKSIAEAKINGASNEAKRILDEANREAEALKKEALLEAKDEIHTLRTEAELEIRDRRSELQKQENRLMQKEENLDRKDETLDKREQQLEKKEDSLVARQQQIEELESKVGELVQKQQTELERISNLTREQAKAIILGKVESEVSHEIAVMVKESEVRAKEEADKKAKEILSLAMQRCAADHVAETTVSVVNLPNDEMKGRIIGREGRNIRTLETLTGIDLIIDDTPEAVILSGFDPIRRETARIALDKLVQDGRIHPARIEEMVEKSRREVDEYIREVGEQTTFEVGVHGLHPDLIKILGRLKYRTSYGQNVLKHSMEVAYLTGLMAAELGEDEKLARRAGLLHDIGKAIDHEVEGSHVEIGVELATKYKEHPVVINSIASHHGDTEPTSIIAVLVAAADALSAARPGARSETLENYIRRLEKLEEISESYEGVEKSFAIQAGREVRILVKPDTIDDLEAHRLARDIRKRIENELDYPGHIKVTVIRETRAVEYAK, via the coding sequence ATGAGTAGTACAGTTTGGATACTCATCTCCATTTTGCTTGCAACAGTCGGTGCAGTTGTTGGCTTTTTTGTTCGAAAGTCTATTGCTGAAGCGAAGATTAATGGTGCATCTAATGAAGCGAAACGTATTCTAGACGAAGCGAATCGTGAGGCTGAAGCACTTAAGAAAGAAGCGCTTTTAGAAGCAAAGGATGAAATTCATACACTTCGTACAGAAGCTGAATTAGAAATTCGTGACCGTAGAAGCGAATTACAAAAACAAGAAAATCGTTTAATGCAAAAAGAAGAGAACCTTGATCGTAAAGACGAAACGCTCGATAAACGCGAGCAACAGTTAGAAAAGAAAGAGGATTCTCTTGTAGCGAGACAACAACAGATTGAAGAGTTGGAAAGCAAAGTGGGAGAGTTAGTTCAAAAGCAACAAACAGAATTAGAGCGCATTTCCAATCTGACACGCGAACAAGCGAAAGCAATTATTCTTGGTAAAGTAGAAAGTGAAGTTTCTCATGAAATTGCCGTAATGGTAAAAGAAAGTGAAGTTCGTGCGAAAGAAGAAGCGGATAAGAAAGCAAAAGAGATTTTATCTCTTGCAATGCAAAGATGTGCAGCTGATCATGTTGCTGAAACAACCGTTTCGGTTGTAAATCTTCCAAATGACGAAATGAAGGGACGTATTATCGGACGTGAAGGTCGAAATATTCGTACGTTAGAAACGTTAACAGGTATTGACCTAATTATCGATGATACACCAGAAGCGGTTATCCTTTCTGGATTCGACCCAATTCGTCGTGAAACAGCTCGTATCGCTCTTGATAAACTAGTACAGGACGGACGTATTCACCCAGCGCGTATTGAAGAGATGGTCGAAAAATCAAGACGTGAAGTGGACGAGTATATTCGTGAAGTCGGAGAGCAAACAACGTTTGAAGTGGGTGTTCACGGATTACATCCAGATTTAATTAAGATTTTAGGTCGTTTAAAATACCGTACAAGTTACGGACAAAACGTCTTAAAACACTCTATGGAAGTTGCATATTTAACTGGACTTATGGCAGCAGAGCTTGGTGAGGATGAAAAACTAGCAAGACGTGCTGGTCTATTACATGATATCGGTAAAGCGATTGACCATGAAGTAGAAGGTAGCCACGTTGAAATTGGTGTTGAACTCGCAACGAAATATAAAGAGCATCCTGTAGTTATAAACAGTATTGCATCTCACCATGGGGACACAGAACCAACTTCTATCATTGCAGTTTTAGTTGCAGCAGCAGATGCATTATCAGCTGCAAGACCTGGAGCACGTAGTGAAACACTTGAGAACTATATTCGTCGTCTTGAAAAGCTAGAAGAGATTTCAGAGTCTTATGAAGGCGTAGAAAAATCTTTCGCAATTCAAGCAGGACGAGAAGTTCGTATTCTGGTAAAACCAGATACAATTGATGATTTAGAAGCTCATCGTTTAGCTCGTGATATTCGAAAACGTATTGAAAATGAACTGGATTACCCAGGACATATTAAAGTAACTGTTATTCGTGAAACACGTGCAGTGGAATACGCAAAATAA
- the recA gene encoding recombinase RecA, translating to MSDRQAALDMALKQIEKQFGKGSIMKLGEQAERRISTISSGSLALDVALGVGGYPRGRIIEIYGPESSGKTTVSLHAIAEVQRQGGQAAFIDAEHAMDPVYAQKLGVNIDELLLSQPDTGEQGLEIAEALVRSGAVDIIVIDSVAALVPKAEIEGDMGDSHVGLQARLMSQALRKLSGAINKSKTIAIFINQIREKVGVMFGNPETTPGGRALKFYSTVRLEVRRAEQLKQGNDIVGNKTKVKVVKNKVAPPFRVAEVDIMYGEGISREGEILDMASELDIVQKSGAWYSYNEERLGQGRENSKQFLKENTDLREEIAFFVRDHHGIGEDSGVEDTEDSTLQD from the coding sequence ATGAGTGATCGTCAAGCGGCATTAGATATGGCGTTAAAACAAATAGAGAAGCAATTCGGTAAAGGTTCAATTATGAAATTAGGAGAACAAGCGGAGCGTAGAATTTCTACAATTTCAAGTGGTTCTTTAGCACTTGATGTGGCACTAGGGGTAGGCGGATACCCGCGTGGCCGTATTATTGAAATTTACGGACCTGAAAGTTCGGGTAAAACAACAGTTTCATTACACGCAATCGCTGAAGTACAGCGTCAAGGTGGACAAGCAGCGTTTATTGATGCGGAGCACGCGATGGATCCTGTATATGCACAAAAATTAGGCGTTAACATAGATGAATTACTATTATCACAACCTGATACAGGGGAGCAAGGACTAGAAATCGCAGAAGCACTTGTACGAAGTGGCGCGGTTGACATTATTGTAATTGACTCTGTAGCAGCTCTTGTACCGAAAGCTGAGATTGAAGGGGACATGGGTGACTCTCACGTAGGTTTACAAGCTCGTTTAATGTCACAGGCACTTCGTAAACTTTCAGGTGCAATCAATAAATCAAAAACAATCGCAATCTTTATTAACCAAATTCGTGAAAAAGTTGGGGTTATGTTCGGGAACCCAGAAACAACTCCAGGTGGTCGTGCGTTGAAATTCTATTCAACAGTTCGTCTTGAAGTACGTCGTGCGGAGCAATTAAAGCAAGGTAACGACATCGTTGGTAATAAAACGAAAGTAAAAGTAGTTAAGAATAAAGTAGCACCACCATTCCGTGTTGCTGAAGTTGATATTATGTACGGAGAAGGTATTTCAAGAGAAGGTGAAATCTTAGATATGGCTTCTGAACTTGATATCGTTCAAAAGAGTGGTGCTTGGTATTCTTATAATGAAGAGCGTTTAGGACAAGGTCGTGAGAATTCGAAGCAATTCTTAAAAGAGAATACGGATTTAAGAGAGGAAATTGCCTTCTTTGTTCGTGATCATCACGGAATTGGTGAAGATTCTGGTGTGGAAGACACGGAAGATTCAACTCTTCAAGATTAA
- the cinA gene encoding competence/damage-inducible protein CinA has product MNAEIIAVGTELLLGQIANTNAQFLSEKLASIGINVYYHTVVGDNNKRLQQAIEVAEERADMLIFTGGLGPTKDDLTKETISSCLGGELVYDEKALASISDYFKRTGREFTENNKKQALVLDGATVFANDHGMAPGMGLNKNGKVYILLPGPPKEMKPMYVSYVEPFLRNFTTGENIYSRVLRFFGIGESQLEVKVQDLIDRQTNPTIAPLANDGEVTLRLTAKHQNADEATKLIQHMEDLILERVGEFFYGYDQEFLHYKAIELLKKKGLTLACAESLTGGLFGNQVTESAGVSSVFKGGVICYHNDVKQHVLHVPGGVLSTDGAVSKECARYLAENVKGLLKADIGISFTGVAGPDASEQKEPGTVFIGLAIKDEPTIVFPLHLSGSRQQIRERSAKYGFYHLYKKLEEM; this is encoded by the coding sequence ATGAATGCTGAAATTATTGCGGTTGGAACTGAATTATTACTTGGACAAATTGCAAATACAAATGCCCAGTTTTTATCTGAAAAGTTAGCTTCAATTGGAATTAATGTGTACTACCATACTGTAGTTGGAGATAATAACAAACGATTACAGCAGGCGATTGAAGTTGCGGAAGAACGTGCTGACATGCTTATTTTCACAGGTGGATTAGGTCCGACAAAAGATGATTTGACGAAAGAAACGATATCTTCTTGTTTGGGTGGAGAGCTTGTGTATGATGAAAAAGCATTAGCCTCAATAAGCGATTACTTTAAGCGTACAGGCCGCGAATTCACGGAGAATAATAAAAAGCAGGCGCTCGTTTTAGATGGAGCAACTGTATTTGCGAATGATCACGGTATGGCACCTGGTATGGGGTTAAATAAGAACGGAAAAGTTTATATTTTATTACCAGGACCACCAAAAGAGATGAAGCCGATGTATGTAAGTTATGTAGAGCCTTTTTTACGTAACTTTACAACAGGAGAAAACATTTATTCTCGTGTGCTTCGTTTTTTCGGAATTGGGGAATCTCAATTAGAAGTGAAAGTTCAAGATTTAATTGATAGACAAACGAACCCGACAATCGCCCCCCTTGCGAATGATGGAGAAGTGACACTACGTTTAACTGCCAAACATCAAAATGCTGATGAAGCAACGAAACTCATCCAGCATATGGAAGATTTGATTTTAGAAAGAGTAGGAGAATTTTTCTATGGATATGACCAAGAGTTTCTGCACTATAAAGCGATAGAGTTATTGAAGAAAAAAGGATTAACTTTAGCCTGTGCAGAAAGTTTAACAGGTGGTCTCTTCGGCAATCAAGTGACAGAAAGTGCTGGTGTGTCTTCAGTATTTAAAGGCGGTGTCATTTGTTATCATAATGATGTGAAACAACATGTTTTACATGTACCTGGGGGAGTGTTGTCTACTGATGGTGCAGTTAGTAAAGAATGTGCTCGTTATCTCGCTGAAAATGTTAAAGGTTTATTAAAAGCGGATATCGGAATTAGTTTCACTGGGGTAGCAGGACCGGATGCTTCAGAACAGAAAGAGCCGGGAACGGTATTCATTGGATTGGCGATTAAGGATGAACCAACTATAGTCTTTCCTCTCCATTTAAGTGGAAGTCGTCAACAAATTAGGGAACGTTCGGCGAAATATGGATTTTATCATTTGTATAAAAAGCTAGAAGAGATGTGA
- the pgsA gene encoding CDP-diacylglycerol--glycerol-3-phosphate 3-phosphatidyltransferase — translation MNLPNKITISRICLIPIFMVIMLAPFDWGSYTIGDVDLPIQHLVGALIFIIASATDWIDGHYARKYNLVTNLGKFLDPLADKLLVSAALITLVEMQYVPAWIVIVIISREFAVTGLRLVLAGTGEVVAANQLGKIKTWTQIIAIAAYLLHDVPLNLIHIPVADIFIWIALIFTVISGWDYFWKNREAFVNSK, via the coding sequence GTGAATTTACCAAATAAAATTACAATATCTAGAATCTGCTTAATTCCAATTTTTATGGTAATTATGTTAGCACCCTTTGATTGGGGTTCATACACAATTGGTGATGTTGATTTACCAATTCAACATTTAGTAGGAGCACTTATCTTTATTATTGCTTCGGCTACAGATTGGATTGATGGACATTACGCAAGAAAGTATAATCTTGTAACGAATTTAGGGAAGTTTCTTGACCCGTTAGCTGATAAATTACTTGTTTCAGCAGCACTTATCACGTTAGTTGAGATGCAATACGTACCTGCTTGGATCGTTATTGTAATTATAAGCCGTGAGTTTGCGGTAACTGGTTTACGCCTTGTACTTGCTGGGACAGGAGAAGTAGTTGCGGCAAATCAGCTAGGGAAAATTAAGACATGGACACAAATTATTGCGATCGCAGCATACTTATTACACGATGTACCTTTAAATTTAATCCATATTCCGGTAGCTGATATCTTTATATGGATTGCATTAATTTTTACTGTTATTTCAGGATGGGATTATTTCTGGAAAAATAGAGAAGCTTTTGTAAACTCAAAATAG
- a CDS encoding helix-turn-helix domain-containing protein, with protein MLVVTELGQKLKEARGTKGLSIDQLHEITKIQKRHLVAIEEGNYDVLPGAFYARAFIKQYADAVGLSGEELLVEYQSTIPQSEKRDVPQVSTGQKTQETMQKSSSWPIADHMPKILVALLVIAVGVVIWFVFQALTGKDDEKVPNAQSEKIEVKKAENSPLDTKKEEVKAEEPKKEEPKKEEPKKEEPKKEEQPTGQEEVKVVGTAGKESTLEIHNNKTLELEITTKGASYVGIKNEAGNDIFSGTIEEGQTQKYDLSTAKVVNLNIGSAPNVEFKLNGQVVTFPLNPEENYHQKFLIKNLGIEQPAQ; from the coding sequence GTGTTAGTAGTGACAGAATTAGGACAAAAGCTGAAAGAAGCAAGAGGAACGAAAGGCTTGTCTATTGATCAGCTGCATGAGATTACAAAAATTCAAAAGCGCCATTTAGTAGCGATTGAGGAAGGCAATTATGATGTATTGCCAGGAGCTTTTTATGCGCGTGCATTCATTAAACAATACGCAGATGCGGTTGGATTAAGTGGAGAGGAACTGCTTGTAGAGTATCAGAGTACGATACCACAATCTGAAAAACGCGACGTTCCACAAGTATCAACTGGACAAAAAACACAAGAAACAATGCAAAAATCTTCATCTTGGCCAATTGCAGATCATATGCCGAAAATCTTAGTTGCGCTGTTAGTAATCGCAGTTGGAGTGGTAATTTGGTTTGTGTTTCAAGCGTTAACTGGAAAAGATGATGAGAAAGTTCCGAATGCTCAAAGTGAGAAAATTGAAGTTAAAAAAGCGGAAAACTCTCCGTTAGACACGAAGAAAGAAGAAGTGAAAGCGGAAGAGCCGAAAAAAGAGGAACCAAAAAAGGAAGAGCCTAAGAAAGAAGAACCAAAGAAAGAGGAACAGCCAACTGGACAAGAAGAAGTGAAAGTAGTTGGAACAGCTGGTAAGGAATCCACTTTGGAAATTCATAACAATAAAACGTTAGAACTAGAAATTACAACAAAAGGCGCAAGTTATGTAGGTATTAAAAATGAGGCAGGAAATGATATCTTTAGTGGTACAATAGAGGAAGGTCAAACTCAAAAATATGATTTATCAACAGCGAAAGTGGTAAACCTTAATATAGGAAGTGCACCGAATGTTGAATTTAAATTAAATGGCCAAGTCGTTACATTCCCGTTGAATCCAGAAGAGAATTATCATCAAAAATTCTTGATTAAAAATCTAGGGATAGAGCAACCTGCACAATAA
- a CDS encoding DUF3388 domain-containing protein has product MIEWYFEYEIHKNRPGLLGDVSSLIGMLGINIVTINGVDNARRGLLLMCDNQEQISRLESILNTMDNITVTKYRPPKLRDKLAVRHGRYIQRDADDKKTFRFVRDELGLLVDFMAEIMKKEGHKLIGIRGMPRVGKTESIVAASVCANKRWLFVSSTLIKQTVRSQLIEDEYSDDNIFILDGIVSTKRANERHWQLVREIMRLPATKVVEHPDVFVSQSEYTLDDFDYIIELRNDYDEEIQYNLVDEIEQGTQNNFSMFDF; this is encoded by the coding sequence ATGATTGAATGGTATTTTGAATATGAAATACATAAAAACCGACCTGGCTTGCTTGGTGACGTTTCTTCGTTAATCGGTATGCTCGGCATTAATATTGTCACAATTAATGGTGTAGATAATGCACGACGTGGATTACTCCTTATGTGTGATAATCAAGAGCAAATCTCTAGACTTGAATCAATTTTAAATACGATGGATAACATAACGGTAACGAAATATCGTCCGCCAAAGCTAAGAGATAAGCTAGCGGTTAGACATGGTAGGTACATACAACGGGATGCAGATGATAAGAAGACATTTCGTTTTGTGCGTGATGAATTAGGATTACTTGTAGACTTTATGGCTGAAATAATGAAAAAAGAAGGTCATAAACTAATCGGGATACGAGGAATGCCTCGTGTCGGAAAAACAGAATCCATTGTTGCCGCAAGTGTTTGTGCAAATAAAAGATGGTTATTTGTATCATCTACTCTTATTAAGCAAACTGTTCGTAGTCAATTGATTGAAGATGAGTATAGCGACGACAATATTTTTATCTTAGATGGAATCGTGTCAACAAAGCGTGCTAACGAAAGGCATTGGCAGCTTGTTCGTGAAATTATGAGATTGCCTGCAACAAAAGTTGTGGAACATCCTGACGTATTTGTGAGTCAATCAGAATACACGTTGGATGATTTTGATTATATTATCGAGTTGCGTAACGATTATGATGAAGAAATTCAATATAATTTAGTAGATGAAATTGAGCAAGGTACGCAAAATAATTTCTCTATGTTTGACTTTTAA
- a CDS encoding DUF3243 domain-containing protein, producing MSVLDNFDQWKSFLGERLEQAEGKGLNSGAVSDMAFRVGDYLANEVEARNDQEKLLSELWKVADEQEQHTIANLMVKFVQHK from the coding sequence ATGTCAGTTTTAGATAATTTTGATCAATGGAAGAGCTTTTTAGGAGAACGTTTAGAACAAGCAGAAGGAAAAGGGCTTAACAGTGGTGCTGTATCAGATATGGCATTTCGTGTTGGTGATTATTTAGCAAATGAAGTAGAAGCGCGCAACGATCAAGAGAAATTATTGTCTGAGCTTTGGAAAGTTGCTGATGAACAAGAGCAACATACAATCGCAAACTTAATGGTAAAGTTTGTACAACATAAGTAA
- the ymfI gene encoding elongation factor P 5-aminopentanone reductase → MKKYALVTGGSGGIGSAISKQLIQDGYTVYVHYNNSEEKVNELQKEWAEVIPVQANLASSDGAERLWAQIEHPLDVIVYAAGKSIFGLVTDVTNDELNYMVELQVKSIYKLLSMALPSMIQRRSGNIVIVSSIWGQIGASCEVLYSMVKGAQNSYVKALAKEVSLSGLRVNAVAPGAIETEMLSVFSEEDKNEIAEEIPLGRLGLPEEVAKTVSFLVSPGASYITGQIIGVNGGWHC, encoded by the coding sequence ATGAAAAAGTATGCATTAGTAACTGGAGGAAGCGGAGGGATTGGCTCTGCTATTTCAAAACAATTAATTCAAGATGGATATACAGTATATGTTCATTATAATAACAGTGAAGAGAAAGTGAATGAGTTGCAGAAAGAATGGGCTGAAGTGATTCCTGTTCAAGCGAATTTAGCTTCTAGTGACGGGGCAGAGCGATTGTGGGCACAAATTGAACATCCTCTTGATGTTATCGTATATGCAGCTGGGAAGAGTATCTTTGGACTCGTAACAGATGTAACGAACGATGAATTGAATTATATGGTAGAACTTCAAGTGAAGAGCATCTATAAACTATTATCAATGGCACTGCCATCTATGATTCAGCGGAGAAGTGGTAATATTGTAATTGTTTCGTCTATATGGGGACAAATTGGCGCATCATGTGAAGTGCTTTACTCGATGGTAAAAGGTGCGCAAAATTCATATGTGAAAGCTTTAGCAAAAGAAGTTTCATTAAGTGGATTAAGAGTTAACGCGGTGGCGCCAGGTGCAATTGAAACAGAAATGTTAAGTGTATTTTCAGAAGAGGATAAGAATGAAATTGCTGAAGAGATTCCGTTAGGTAGGTTGGGATTACCAGAAGAAGTAGCAAAAACAGTGTCATTTCTCGTATCGCCAGGTGCATCTTACATAACTGGACAAATTATCGGAGTAAATGGCGGTTGGCATTGTTAA
- the yfmH gene encoding EF-P 5-aminopentanol modification-associated protein YfmH, which yields MEKIVYEQLKETLYYEKLPNGLDVYILPKQGFNKTFATFTTKYGSMDNTFVPLGKEEMIRVPDGIAHFLEHKLFEKEDHDAFQLFSKQGASANAFTSFTRTAYLFSCTSNVEQNLNTLLNFVQEPYFSEKTVEKEKGIIGQEIQMYQDNPDWRLYFGLIDSLFVKHPIKIDIAGTIESISKITKDLLYECYETFYHPSNMLMFVVGAIDPEKTMDLIRENQAKKDYKNQPEIVRSFEEEPDEVNEKKKIISMPVQTPKCLVGIKATNLKEKGEALLKQEIALTLLLDYLFGKSSVHYESLYNEGLIDDSFSYDYTEENNFGFAMVGGDTKQPDELEERLKGILLNTNYDQLDEAALERVKKKKIGGFLRSLNSPEYIANQFTRYAFNESSLFEALTVLESLTVQDLQEVAKLLLSEEKMSVCQVLPKK from the coding sequence ATGGAGAAAATTGTTTATGAGCAATTGAAAGAGACACTCTATTATGAAAAACTTCCTAATGGATTAGATGTATATATTTTACCGAAGCAAGGATTTAATAAAACATTTGCAACGTTTACGACAAAATATGGTTCTATGGATAATACATTCGTACCACTAGGCAAAGAAGAAATGATTCGTGTGCCTGATGGGATTGCTCATTTTCTTGAGCATAAATTATTTGAAAAAGAAGATCACGATGCTTTCCAATTGTTTAGTAAACAAGGAGCATCGGCCAATGCTTTCACATCTTTCACAAGAACAGCTTATCTTTTTTCGTGTACATCAAATGTAGAACAAAATTTAAATACATTGTTAAACTTCGTACAAGAGCCTTACTTCTCTGAAAAAACAGTTGAAAAGGAGAAGGGGATTATCGGGCAAGAAATTCAAATGTATCAGGATAATCCAGATTGGCGCTTATACTTTGGATTAATTGATAGCTTGTTTGTAAAGCACCCAATTAAAATTGATATTGCAGGGACAATCGAGTCTATTAGTAAAATTACGAAAGACCTACTATATGAATGTTATGAAACGTTTTATCATCCAAGTAATATGTTGATGTTTGTTGTAGGTGCAATTGATCCAGAGAAAACGATGGATTTGATACGTGAAAATCAAGCGAAAAAAGATTATAAAAACCAGCCAGAAATTGTACGTTCATTTGAAGAAGAACCAGATGAGGTAAATGAAAAGAAGAAAATTATTTCAATGCCTGTACAAACACCGAAATGTTTAGTCGGTATTAAAGCGACAAACTTAAAAGAAAAAGGGGAAGCCCTTTTAAAACAAGAAATTGCGCTTACGTTACTTTTAGATTATTTATTTGGGAAAAGCTCCGTTCATTACGAATCTTTATATAATGAAGGACTCATTGATGATTCGTTCTCGTATGATTATACGGAAGAGAATAACTTCGGTTTTGCAATGGTAGGCGGCGATACGAAGCAACCTGATGAGCTGGAAGAGCGTTTGAAAGGAATATTATTAAACACAAATTATGATCAATTAGATGAGGCGGCATTAGAACGGGTCAAGAAAAAGAAAATAGGTGGCTTTTTACGCTCCTTGAATTCACCTGAATATATTGCGAATCAATTTACAAGATATGCGTTTAATGAATCGAGTCTGTTTGAAGCATTGACTGTATTAGAAAGTCTAACGGTTCAAGATTTACAAGAAGTAGCCAAATTATTGTTGTCAGAAGAGAAAATGAGCGTTTGTCAAGTTTTACCGAAAAAATAA